The region TAATCAAAAAGTGTACTGCTGGAAAGAAGGCCAgcttaaggggctgtttggttctacgccttgcattgccacactttgccatacattttttgccaagcttgcctaaggttagttcagcaagatgagagccacaagttggcaatccTAAGGGAAtcatgccacactttttgtgtgcatGTAATGTGGGGccctagtgtggcttgcctaaggtgtgacttgaaccaaacacccacctaagttggtcaaacttgcctaaccttaggtgtggcaacctttggcaaacttaggggctgtttggtttccaGCCACATATTGCCATACTTTGCCACACctcaccttaggcaagtttgaccaagttaggtgggtgtttggttttagccacacctaaggcaagaatttttttatgagcagtgaaccccacatgtcatagacacaaaaaatgtggcaagattcccttaggcaagccaaagtgtggctaacaatttgagcaactcaagttagtcaagtatggcaaaaataatgtggcaacagaaGGCAAACatataggggctgtttggttctaggcctagcattgccacactttgccacacatttttgccaagcttgcctaaggttagttcatcaaaatgagagccacaagttggcaagcctaagggaatcttgccacattttttatgtgtatgccatgtggggcccaagtgtggcttgcctaagatgtggcttgaaccaaacactcatctaagttggtcaaacttgcctaactttaggtgtggcaatctttggcaaagttagtcacaaaccaaacaggctcagttacaatccaaacagcccctagtctcaaaccaaacaaacCGTAAATAGCTAGAAAGTTGGGTGCAACTTTTTGACGCCACGGCAATCATATTTGAATTGGTAAGTTATGTTATAATATTGCTATTTCCAAACAAAATCTAATCTAACACCAGTAAATCCAGGTTATACTAACAGGATAACACATCATATACAATATCTTATATTCTCACTAGCAATTTGGCACACGTTGGCTTTTCAGACCATTAGTATAACCAATATTAACAGGCATGATCTTTCAAATCATACAAAAATAATCTCTACAAGTTATATGTATGCCACAGCATACAAAGTTAGGAAAGTAGGTAGTTCCTTTACGGGTCTCTAAGATCCACTCCATTTGTTGCTTCCAAGCTCCAGTAGTCCAGTTTGTCTGGAGTGGTCATCATGCAGATCCAAGTATCTAACGAAATTTATTTTCCGAGACAGGGAGTGAAATGGACTTTACACACTCCTGCCATGAGAGAAATTCCGATTCGGTAAAAAATGACTCATTTTGTGGGAACTGTTTAAATCAGAGTTTTTCAAATATATTTTCTTGTGCACAATGAAAGACTTCCTATAGAATAACGAACAGATGTACGGAGTATTTTTTTTCTATTACCTTAAATTTTGTAATCCCCACCAGAAGCAATAACAACTTTTAGAGACAAAATTTCCTGGACCAAGTATTCCAGACACCAATGCTTGCTGATAGATACCAAAATTGAAAGACTCATCAGTGCCATTGCACCGATTAAATATTGGGGTACTCGTACTCCAATTTTTGTACTTGTCACTGCTAGCATGATTCTCACTACAATACAAGTAGGCGGGTTCACAACCATCTGTGGCATGACAGTTGACAAGCCAGCAACTATCTTCGCGCTCTATGGATAAGAAGTACCACAGAGTACCAACATTCTGCAACAAACAGCGTATAGAAAAATTACAGGGTAAgtcaaggaaaacatgatcacctacgacAAACTATGTTCAGAGAATTATGCTTAACATGACATAAGACAATAACTATATGTGAGGAGAAAAGGATACCATCAAAAGTTAACTAACAAAAATCATCTAACCACAACTGTAGTCAATTAGTTGACATATTAGCAATGCCTACAATGTAGAGTATTATGCACAATCTCCAGGTGCTACGAAATCTTTAAACTATCATATCTGACAGGATAACTGAAGAGTTCAGATAGCAAAGATGGTAAGTTTTGAAAAGCTACCAGGTATGCAAGGAACCTCAGTGTATCAACAATGTTTCTACTCGAGGCACTTATCATAGTGTAAAAATGCACAGATAATTGTGATAATGCTCTCTAGATGAAGATGCACATGGCATGGATAAACAATACATAGCACAGCAATCACTTACATGGCCAGCAAGCATAAACCAGAGAAGATAGTAACCAGCACCAGCCCATGCAGTCTCAATAAAAACACCAGCTGTCCTTTTCAAATCTTTCGTCACAGGGAATATCCTTAGCAATCTTGGAATGTATTGGCACAGGACAACCCAAACCAGTGCATCTTTTGTAGCCAGCACATCTGGACCATCAGAACTGTGGAGATATCTCCAAACAACAATCTGTCGATAACCAACGAGATCATTCAAGGAAAATATGAAAAATGTCTTGAAGTATGCAGTAATCATAGTTCAGGATAGTCAAATATGAATATCAAATTAATGGGACAAATTTAATGCAGCAAAACTGTGCATAGAGCCAGACTATTGAAATGATAAATAAAAATATCTAACGCTAAAGTGTAAAAGCACTTAAAAGGTTTATCGTTTTCACGTAAAAGAAAAGGCATATTGTTTCAGATAAAGACCAAGTGACAGTAAAATAGCCTTCATACTATTGAAGAGCATGAATGCAAAGAAGTACCTGTGGAAGTGGTAACAGTGCAAAGAAGTCCATTACAAAGTAACTCTTAATGTAACGCATCGCAATTAGCGTTGGATCAATCACAAGCTCGCCACTTCCAAACACTCGAGAAGATGGAGCAACATAAGCAGTGCGGAATTGAAGAAACACACGGATAAGATAGACAGAGTCAATAATAGTCCGCACTACTGTTGATGTCACTGCCAATTTCTTATCTATACCGATGCAATTTGAGTTGTCGATGACGGgtaggaagaagaagagtggatcaactgCAACAGCGAAAATACATGACAGGAAGAAAAATCTATTCATTCGCAGCAGGAACTTTTGCTGGGGATCAAATATATTCTTCTTAAAAGATTTAAGATCTTCCGCAAAAGCTGTCTTAGGAGCACCAGATGGATTGGGGTGCCTAAGTGATTTGAGTCTTCCAGAACTCTTTCTCAGCCCTGACATGAATGATCTTAGTGGATTAAACGAATCATAACCAAACCCACGCATGCTGAACCTCAGGCTGCTCCTCCCACCAATTTCAGATTGTACAGATGATCTAGGGCTAAACTCATCCAGCCTGCATAGAGTATTGATATATAATTAAAACAAATTCAAAACAGCCCACGATTAAACAAAAGTAACATAAATATGTGTGCACAGTGACAAGTTAAATCATATAACGCGTCTGATAGAGTGCTATGATTGAGATTTCTCCCTTATATTTTCTACATCATCACTCCAGCATGAAGGAAAATGTAAAAACAAATACTGGCTGCTTCTCTGTTTATACAGCAAAATGGTTAAAACCCAGTTTATTTGTTCAACATGACGGAAAAATGTAAAACAAATGACTGGCTTTGTCGGTTTCTTCCAAAAATTAACATGACATAACTCTTACAGGTAATACCGGAAGGTCAAACAAAGAGCCAAAGACCTATTGAAGCTAAGAAAGACAGTGAGAAAGATGGCAGGTGTCGGACGAGCGGGTACCATGGGAAGGACTCATGAATATTTTGTTGTGAACATGGATTATACGGCAAAAGTGCATGTTTCGGCAATAGGATTACCACTATATACAGGAGAGAACCAAGGCTACAGGAAGGTGTCCAGAGAGAAATTGGTACTACTACAAATGTTCAGGCTTAAGAACTGACAGTCATGACATGtgaaagaggaaaaaggaaaacatTGTCACTTTAAAGTAAATGGCCTTTAATACTAGTTATGAAAGCGCATAACAGGAGTGCCCTTTTAAGTAAGCAAAAATGACCAACCTCTTAAAGTCCTCTCTGTGTCTGTCCATGTATTGAGCTTTCTAACCACAATCAAACATACGGCTATGTCAAAGGAAGAGCAGAGCTGGCGAGAGACCCTCCACAGGTCCAATAACTGCCATCAATCAATCGACCCTTTCGCTGATGCTGTCAAAAGCCGTCCACAGTCCGTCCTTGCACAAAATGCTCCGATCTGTTTGATCAATCGCACTGAATGAATAACAAAAAGCAAGCGTCAAGTACAAAATGGAAGTTGCAAGGTAAGCCTCATCATACATACATATAGATGTAGCACAAATGTGGTAGTGATACACGCAGAAATGGAACGAGGGCACTCGAATTAGGAAGCCTGATACATTTAAGGAACTGGTAGTGGGGGTAGAATCCTAATACAGACATACAGTAAAGCGGAGCAGGCTACTATTATTAGGAAGCAAAAAGGCTTAGCGCTGAAACTCTGCGGCCTCCGCCCGAATTAGGCGCCGCGCCAGCGGAGACCACTCCTCCATTTTCCCGATAGGGTAGTATGCTGGCAGAGGAACGGAAGCAGTAGCCCCGCGCTGTCTAACTGAATCCGTCCACTGGCCTTCGTCCCTCCCGTGCTGGCTGATCCAGATCTACGCCTCCGGCTACAGAGCACGCCCCACACGGCTCCCGGAACGTGGCCGCTCGCGGCGATCGAATCGAGGGAACGGCCATAGCAGCGACAAATTCTGCGCGGCGCAGCAACAGCCGAGAAAAAACTGCGAGGAatcgagggaggagggggcggttGCGGCTCACCTGCGGGCCGCGCGGGGGGAGGCGAGGGCGAGGGGGCGGGGAGCCGGCCGGCGGCGAGGTCTGGAGGCGGAGCGGAGGGGAGTTGGGGGGAGGGGAAGCGGAAGGCCGGAAGCACGGGTTCGGGGAAggcgaggagggagggagggtggTAGGCAAGACGAGGCGAAGCGGTCAACGAGGCTTCGCTTCGCTGCGCTGCGGCTTGGGTTGCTGCTGCTGGGTCCGGGTGGGGACCGGGGAGGGGAGGGAACGGACGGGGCGGAGGGACAAGGGGAGCAGGCGCGCACGCGGACTGGCCGCGGTTGGCGGTTGGCCCGAGAGCGAGTGAGTGGGGCGACGGGTTGGCGGAGAGCGAGCGAGCCAGCGAGCGATGGGCCGATAACCGTGATGCCGAAGATGGCCGGCGCGTGCTGTGCGCCTGTGCCCAACAAACATCCTACTGCGCACATGATAGAACGtccgtgaattcaaaaaatgttcactaaCTCAAAATACATGTTCGcctctaaattttttttgtgaatttttaAATGTATTGGTTTTCATAAAATGTTTGCGTATTTTTCAAAAATAAATCGTGAACTTAGAAATATTTGCGTGTTTGAAAAAAGTACACGAGTTCAAGACATGTTCCaatattaaaaaaatatttttcaCAAATTTTAGaaaatcatgaatttgagaaaATGCTTGTGAATTCAAAAACTATTTACAGATTTAGGAATATGTTCCTGAATTTAAAAATGGGAAAAGGAAAGCGAAAATGGCCAACCCATGTAGGAGCATAGTGGTGGTCAGGGGAGTGGCATTGTCGCATACCGATAATTCCTATTTGACGTATTTTGCACGAAATTGCCGAGGACTCGCACAGCCTAATGACCGAGCGTCCAAGAGATGCGCCGGCCATTTAGCATCCACGTGCTCTACAGAATCCT is a window of Triticum dicoccoides isolate Atlit2015 ecotype Zavitan chromosome 2B, WEW_v2.0, whole genome shotgun sequence DNA encoding:
- the LOC119366112 gene encoding putative cyclic nucleotide-gated ion channel 8, with product MDRHREDFKRLDEFSPRSSVQSEIGGRSSLRFSMRGFGYDSFNPLRSFMSGLRKSSGRLKSLRHPNPSGAPKTAFAEDLKSFKKNIFDPQQKFLLRMNRFFFLSCIFAVAVDPLFFFLPVIDNSNCIGIDKKLAVTSTVVRTIIDSVYLIRVFLQFRTAYVAPSSRVFGSGELVIDPTLIAMRYIKSYFVMDFFALLPLPQIVVWRYLHSSDGPDVLATKDALVWVVLCQYIPRLLRIFPVTKDLKRTAGVFIETAWAGAGYYLLWFMLAGHNVGTLWYFLSIEREDSCWLVNCHATDGCEPAYLYCSENHASSDKYKNWSTSTPIFNRCNGTDESFNFGIYQQALVSGILGPGNFVSKSCYCFWWGLQNLSTLGQGFVTSTYPWEVLFSIAICILGLILFALLIGNMQTYLQSVAIRLEEMRVKKRDAEQWMHHRSLPPDIRERVRRYERYRWLETRGVDEENLVQTLPKDLRRDIKRHLCLGLVKRVPLFENMDERLLDAICERLRPALYTEHEYILREGDPVDEMQFILHGSLESVTTDGGRSGFFNKVQLKEGSFCGDELLTWALDPKSGANFPVSSRTVKALSEVEAFSLRADELKFVASQFRRLHSRQVQHTFRFYSQQWRTWGACFIQAAWRRYYKRKMAEQRRREEEAANRQSSSSGPSLGATIYASRFAANALRGVHRLRSKAAALPIVRVPKPSEPDFGVDADDAD